One Aerococcus urinaeequi DNA segment encodes these proteins:
- a CDS encoding exodeoxyribonuclease III, with protein sequence MKLISWNIDSLNVALTGASPRAELSREVLKMIREHQPDVIAIQETKLSAKGPTKKHLEILEANVPDYEIQWVSSVEPARKGYAGTMFLYKKDYTPEVTFPQIGAPTTMDHEGRMITLEFPDFYVTNVYTPNAGSALARLEDRQAWDVHYANYLADLDAKKPVIACGDFNVAHTEIDLAHPKNNHFSAGFTDEERAGFTNLLNRGFTDTFRHIHGDVEGVYTWWAQRVKTSKINNSGWRIDYWLVSDRIADKVQKSEVLDSGTRQDHTPILLEIDI encoded by the coding sequence ATGAAGTTAATTTCATGGAATATTGATTCTTTAAATGTGGCCTTAACTGGTGCGTCTCCGCGTGCAGAATTATCACGTGAGGTTCTAAAGATGATTCGTGAACATCAACCAGATGTGATTGCGATTCAAGAAACGAAACTATCGGCAAAGGGTCCTACGAAAAAGCACCTTGAGATATTAGAAGCGAATGTGCCAGATTATGAGATTCAGTGGGTGTCTAGTGTTGAGCCTGCCCGTAAAGGATATGCTGGTACCATGTTCTTATATAAGAAAGATTACACGCCAGAAGTGACTTTCCCGCAAATTGGGGCACCAACGACGATGGATCACGAAGGTCGTATGATTACACTAGAATTCCCTGATTTTTATGTGACCAATGTTTATACACCAAATGCGGGATCTGCTTTAGCGCGTTTAGAAGACCGCCAAGCTTGGGATGTGCACTATGCAAACTATTTAGCGGACTTGGATGCAAAGAAACCAGTGATTGCTTGTGGTGATTTTAATGTCGCACATACGGAAATTGACTTGGCACACCCCAAAAATAATCATTTTTCAGCTGGTTTCACTGATGAAGAACGTGCTGGCTTTACTAACCTGTTAAACCGCGGTTTCACAGATACCTTCCGTCATATTCATGGCGACGTTGAAGGTGTTTATACTTGGTGGGCACAACGAGTGAAAACAAGCAAAATCAATAACTCTGGATGGAGAATTGATTATTGGTTGGTGAGTGACCGGATTGCAGACAAGGTCCAAAAATCTGAGGTATTAGATTCTGGTACCCGCCAAGACCATACACCGATTTTGTTAGAAATCGATATCTAA
- a CDS encoding gluconokinase: MITYIASIDVGTTNTKINLFTHNYQLIDTIKAGYQRINNQNDLHEMDFEEIWQIVKDGLRLLINQYEIEELEIILTTAMHSVQLLDQDFNLFGQTITWADRRGCELLPQLSKSEKEEVYQRTGTPIHSMNPYIKLLSIYKPDMKIASIKDLLFYRLTGEWSIDLSNASSSGLLNLATLVWDQELLTQLGLSVEDLPKIRPVNYVVTTFHKSLQIPIKVIIGTSDGVSSNYIFNDLDHHAVLSIGTSHAVRIVDDSPSINVTLNNFSYAIDANHYLIGLASNNGADILAWACDVFKTNFDELNQICIDRSVDQAVFVPYINGERAPIWQDSARGSLLNLTRNASRESILYAIILGMLFNIKVNITNLGDLVSFDKLGLVGGVTQMTGLTQLIADVLNKELYIPQIENAETMGTIHLVHNVLSKGKYAVVQPNVEATKLLEVLFAQYLNELN; the protein is encoded by the coding sequence TTGATTACCTATATCGCGAGTATTGATGTTGGCACAACGAATACTAAAATCAATCTATTTACCCATAATTACCAATTAATCGATACTATTAAAGCTGGTTATCAGAGAATAAATAATCAAAACGATTTACATGAAATGGATTTTGAAGAAATTTGGCAAATTGTAAAAGATGGATTAAGACTTTTAATCAACCAATATGAAATAGAAGAGTTGGAAATCATCCTAACAACAGCTATGCATAGCGTGCAATTGTTGGATCAAGACTTTAATTTATTTGGACAAACAATTACCTGGGCGGATAGAAGAGGGTGTGAGTTGTTACCGCAATTATCCAAATCAGAAAAGGAAGAGGTCTATCAACGAACAGGGACACCGATACATTCGATGAATCCTTATATCAAGCTATTATCTATCTATAAACCAGATATGAAAATAGCTTCCATAAAAGATTTATTATTCTACCGTTTAACCGGCGAATGGTCTATTGATTTAAGTAACGCTTCAAGTTCAGGCTTACTGAATTTGGCTACATTAGTTTGGGATCAGGAATTATTAACACAGTTAGGCTTAAGTGTAGAAGATTTACCAAAGATTCGACCAGTCAATTATGTAGTGACAACTTTTCATAAATCATTACAAATTCCTATAAAAGTCATTATTGGAACATCTGATGGTGTTTCGTCTAACTATATTTTTAATGATTTAGACCATCATGCTGTACTTTCCATAGGTACTAGCCATGCGGTCCGTATAGTGGATGATTCACCATCTATCAATGTTACCTTAAATAATTTTTCATATGCCATAGATGCTAATCACTATCTTATTGGTTTAGCGAGTAATAATGGGGCGGATATTTTAGCTTGGGCATGTGATGTATTCAAGACGAATTTTGATGAATTAAATCAGATCTGTATCGATAGATCTGTTGACCAAGCAGTGTTTGTCCCCTATATTAACGGGGAACGAGCGCCTATTTGGCAAGATTCAGCTAGGGGTAGCTTGTTGAATTTGACTAGAAATGCTAGCCGAGAATCCATTTTATATGCCATTATATTAGGAATGTTATTCAATATAAAAGTGAATATAACTAATTTAGGAGACTTAGTATCCTTTGATAAACTTGGTTTAGTTGGTGGTGTTACACAAATGACTGGTTTAACACAGTTAATTGCCGATGTTTTGAATAAGGAGTTATATATTCCACAAATTGAAAATGCTGAAACTATGGGGACAATACATTTAGTGCATAATGTGTTATCTAAAGGAAAATATGCAGTGGTACAGCCCAATGTGGAAGCTACAAAGTTATTAGAAGTTTTATTTGCGCAGTATTTAAATGAATTGAATTAA
- a CDS encoding NADP-dependent phosphogluconate dehydrogenase, whose translation MKITVIGLGKMGLALAKQLMKQGQHINGFDLNPLIVDQLDTDKCQLLPDVAVLADNADKNVVFSLLPSGEPTKSTMQNLKDILHPNDIVIDFSNSFYKDSLDNYALFKEQGILYYDCGISGGVEGALSGACMMVGGLGPLDKQVNDMLASLCVPGGYRFYPEPGSGHYLKMVHNGIEYGMMQAIAEGLHLLNAQSHFAFKLDDVVGNWSRGSIIESALLDNIYDELNQDALLGDFQHKVAASGEAKWMVNEALAEEVPTPVIALSLMNRNASLHEVSFSNQVISAMRYRFGGHKEY comes from the coding sequence ATGAAGATAACTGTAATTGGATTAGGCAAAATGGGTTTAGCTTTAGCTAAGCAACTAATGAAACAAGGACAGCATATTAACGGATTCGACTTGAATCCGTTAATTGTTGACCAATTAGATACCGATAAATGTCAGCTATTACCTGATGTAGCTGTCTTAGCGGATAATGCAGATAAGAATGTAGTGTTTTCTTTGCTGCCTTCTGGTGAACCAACCAAATCTACTATGCAAAATTTAAAAGATATCCTACACCCGAATGATATTGTTATTGATTTTTCAAATTCTTTTTATAAGGATTCTTTGGATAACTATGCTTTATTTAAAGAGCAGGGTATTCTATATTATGATTGCGGAATTTCAGGGGGCGTAGAAGGCGCATTATCTGGGGCTTGCATGATGGTAGGTGGACTTGGACCGTTGGATAAGCAAGTAAATGATATGTTGGCATCCCTTTGTGTGCCAGGTGGTTACCGTTTTTACCCTGAACCCGGTAGTGGCCACTATTTAAAAATGGTTCATAATGGGATTGAATATGGGATGATGCAGGCAATTGCTGAAGGTCTTCATTTACTAAATGCGCAAAGTCATTTTGCCTTTAAATTGGATGATGTAGTTGGTAATTGGTCTAGGGGATCTATTATTGAATCAGCCTTATTAGACAACATTTATGATGAATTGAATCAAGATGCCTTATTAGGAGATTTTCAACATAAAGTTGCTGCTTCAGGTGAAGCGAAATGGATGGTCAATGAAGCCCTAGCTGAAGAAGTCCCTACACCTGTAATTGCTTTATCATTGATGAATCGAAATGCGAGTCTACATGAAGTTTCTTTCTCGAATCAGGTCATTTCAGCTATGCGTTATCGATTTGGGGGGCATAAAGAATATTGA
- a CDS encoding 6-phospho-alpha-glucosidase, which translates to MKKFSVVIAGGGSTFTPGIVRMLVDNLDRFPLERLYLYDNDQARQAILGEAIDIMLKEEAPEIEFAYTDEPKLAFTGMDFCMAHIRVGKYAMRELDEKIPLKHDLVGQETCGPGGMAYGMRSIGGMMDLIDLMEEYAPDCWMLNYSNPASIVAEACRVLRPTSKVLNICDMPVGTLRRMSQILGMTPDDLEVDYFGLNHFGWWTSIRGKDGTDYTEEVKAYVKENGYLNQVEIDTQHTDPSWQETHKKAKDLFAVEPRFLPNTYLQYYLFPEDMVAHSNKDYTRANEVMDGREKEVFDTARNIIKNGTAKENGFHIDSHASFIVDLARAIAFNTHERMIMIVENNGAIANFPDDAMVEVPCIIGSKGPEPITQGKIPQFEQALMFQQLTSEKLLVEGFIEGSYQKVWQAYTLSRTIPTATKAREVLDDLIEANGEFWPELK; encoded by the coding sequence ATGAAAAAATTTTCAGTTGTTATTGCAGGTGGCGGAAGCACATTTACTCCAGGTATCGTGAGAATGTTGGTGGATAATCTTGACCGATTTCCATTAGAAAGACTTTATTTATATGACAATGATCAAGCGCGTCAAGCTATTCTCGGTGAAGCGATTGATATCATGCTAAAAGAAGAAGCGCCAGAAATTGAATTTGCTTACACAGACGAACCAAAGCTTGCCTTTACTGGTATGGATTTCTGTATGGCCCATATTCGGGTTGGGAAATATGCTATGCGTGAATTAGATGAGAAAATACCGTTAAAACACGATTTAGTGGGTCAAGAAACTTGTGGACCAGGTGGTATGGCGTACGGTATGCGTTCGATTGGTGGCATGATGGACTTGATTGATTTGATGGAAGAATACGCACCAGATTGCTGGATGTTGAACTATTCAAACCCTGCATCAATCGTGGCTGAAGCTTGCAGAGTATTACGTCCAACGTCTAAAGTCTTGAATATTTGTGATATGCCTGTGGGTACTTTACGCCGGATGTCGCAAATTTTAGGTATGACACCAGATGACCTTGAAGTCGATTACTTTGGTTTAAACCACTTTGGTTGGTGGACTTCTATTCGCGGTAAAGATGGTACTGACTACACCGAAGAAGTGAAAGCTTATGTGAAGGAAAATGGTTATCTTAATCAAGTAGAGATTGATACGCAACATACGGATCCTTCTTGGCAAGAAACCCATAAAAAAGCTAAAGACCTATTTGCGGTAGAACCACGCTTTTTACCAAATACTTACTTACAGTACTACTTATTCCCAGAAGATATGGTAGCGCACTCTAATAAAGACTATACCCGCGCTAATGAAGTAATGGATGGCCGTGAAAAAGAAGTCTTTGACACTGCAAGAAATATTATTAAAAATGGTACCGCTAAAGAAAATGGTTTCCATATTGATAGTCATGCGTCGTTTATTGTGGATTTAGCGCGTGCAATTGCTTTTAATACACACGAAAGAATGATTATGATCGTTGAAAATAATGGGGCAATTGCCAACTTCCCTGACGATGCAATGGTTGAAGTACCATGTATTATTGGTAGTAAGGGGCCAGAACCAATTACCCAAGGAAAGATTCCACAATTTGAACAAGCCTTAATGTTCCAACAATTAACATCTGAGAAGTTGTTAGTGGAAGGCTTTATTGAAGGCAGCTACCAAAAAGTATGGCAAGCTTATACATTATCTAGAACCATTCCGACAGCTACTAAAGCGCGAGAAGTGTTAGATGACTTAATTGAAGCAAATGGCGAATTTTGGCCAGAATTAAAATAG